DNA from Archaeoglobus veneficus SNP6:
ATCAGATTTCTCACGTCGTTCAAAGCATCAAAGATGCGGAAGATATCCATTCCAAGTTCAGCCGTCTTCGTGACGAATTTCTCAACAATGTCATCGGGATAGTGCTTGTAACCCACAAGGTTCTGGCCACGAAGCAGCATCGAAATCTGGGCATTCTTTATCCTCTTCCTTATCTCCCTCAGCCTGTCCCAGGGGTTCTCGTTGAGGAAGCGATGACAGGCATCGAAAGTTGCTCCTCCCCAAACCTCAAAGCAGTAAATTCCGGCGTTATCAAAAGTCTCAAGTATAGGAAGCATGTCTCTCGTTCTCATTCTCGTTGCGAGAAGAGACTGGTGCCCATCCCTCAGCGTCAGGTCAACTATTTTGACCTTCATATTACCACCACGGCTAACGGCGTCGGGGGGTTTATTTTATTTTCCTTTATCTCCCACCATTGTGATATCCCGAAATAATTTCACTCCTCAAACAACCACCTCCCGTACTCGAAAACCCTTTCAGCAGGCAACTTCCTGAGAAAAGCCTGATAAGGTGTCTCCAGTTCATCAAAATTCAGGCTCATGTGTGGCTTGACAAAGTTGTACCAATAAACAAACTCGTCAACAGAATCAAAAAGACTAAGCTTCTGCTCCATCAAGCCAAAGAACCTCTCGATCTTTCCGTTTGTTTGAGGATGACTCACTCTCGCCAGAATATGCTTAACTCCATTCTCAGCCAGAAAATCCTTAAACCTGTGCTTAGCCTTCTCTCTGCTCTTAGCTGCAACGAACTGAGTTCCGTGGTCGGTCAGTATTTCATCAGGAATGCCAAACTCAGCGAATCCTTTCTTGAGAACTTTTATTGTGTTCTCTGCAGTAGCAGAATCAAAGATGCCGTAGCAGGTGATAAAACGGGAAGCGTCGTCCATGAAGGCTATTATCCACTTATTTCCAAGCTTTTTCCAGTCCCCTTGCCACAAACTCATGGAATGTTTTCTCTCAAATCTTACCCACCTTCTTTGCTTCTTCTTGTTCATGTTCTCCTCCACAAGGTTGTTTTTCAGCATGATCTTGTAGATGGTGTTGTGGGGAATGTGGATGCCATAATCTCTTTCTATCAGTTTTTCAAGGGTTACAGGGCTCAGTTTGTATTTGTGGTAAGCTTGCAAAACGATTTGCTCTATATCTGGATCTATTAACTTTGGTTTCCTTCCTGCTTGTTTTAGTTCTGGTATCTTTCCTGTTTCTTCGTATTGTTTTTTAAGCTGATAGATCCTTCTTGGCGTTACTCTCATCACAGCGGCTATTTCTCTCACTGGAGTTCCTTTGTTTAGATAACATGTTGGGCTTCCGCCCTTAAATACTCCAACCGAAATAAGATTGGAGGGATAGGATGGGCGGAAGCCGTGTATACGTAGGTGTAGACGTACATAAGAATTTCTCCTTCGTATGCGCTATGAAAGAGAACGGAGAAATAATCCTGGAAAAGAAAGTAAGAACTGAAGAGCTTGAAAAATTCCTGGAGAATATTCCTGGAAACAGAACAATCATATTGGAGCCAACAACAACAGCGATAAACCTTGCAAGAAAACTCAGAAAGAAAAACGAAGTCCTCCTCTCCCATCCGTACAAAACCAAACTGATAGCGGAATCAAAGAAGAAGACAGACAGAGTAGATGCAAAAGTATTAGCCGATTTAGCAAGAACAAACTTCCTCCCAACTGCCTATCTACCACCAGATGAAATAATGGAGCTGAGGGAGATAATAAGGGAAAGGATAAGACTGAAAAAGCTTTCAACCTCAACAAAGAACAGAATTCATTCAATCCTCGCAAAGAACGGAATAAAGTACGATGGGAATCTCTTCAATTCAGAAGGAAGGGAATTTCTAAACTCTTTAAACAACGAGTGGATAGATCGCTATCTGAGGATCCTTTCATCAATCGAGAATGAAATTAAGGAAATAGATAAAGAAATAAGGCAGAAGTGCTTGGAGAATGAAGAAACCGTGCTTCTAACAACCATTCCAGGAATAGGCTACTTCTCAGCCCTGCTAATCTACGCTGAGATTGGCGACATAAAGCGTTTCCCGAACTCAAAGAAGCTCTGCAGCTATGCTGGCTTAGTACCCTCCACAAGACAGTCCGGAAACAAAACAATCACTGGAAGGATAACGAAGGAGGGGAACAAACTTCTCAGGTGGGTTCTCGTTCAGTGTGCCTTCGTTGCAATAAGGAAAGATGAAAGATTCAGGCAATTCTACGAGAGAATAAAACAGAGAAAGGGATCCCAGAAGGCCATAGTTGCAACAGCAAGGAAACTTCTAACAGTCGTATATGCGGTGCTGAGAGATAAAAAGCCTTATATAAGTTATACTCCTACAAGCTACTACGGTGAGGAGTGTACCCCGGTAACTAACTGGGCTTAAAAGCCCGACGTTTAGATTGGGGAGAACTCCTCACCGAACGACTCGTTAAAGTGGGCTTAGAAGCCCGGATGGGAGTGTGTCGAATAGAAAATATCCACAGCCTTGGCGGAAGCCCACATGGGAGTTGTCTGATTATCCACCTGATCTTCTTGTTCGTTAGTTTTCTCACAAGAGTTGGATGTTGGGTTGTGAAATAATTTTGGGATAAGACATTTATCTCCCACCATTAAATGTGGATAATATCCCAAGGAGTTTCCTTGCTGCATCTTCCGGATCATCAGCCATCGAAACAGCAGAAACGACGGCAACGCCTGCAACACCAGTTTTCAGAACTTCTAAAACGTTTTCCCGAGTTATTCCGCCGATTGCAACGACAGGAATGGATACAGCTTCAACGATTCTACGAATGCCCTCAACCCCTATCACCTTCGACTCCTTCGTGCCTGTGGGGAAAGCTGAACCAGCCCCTAAATAGTCAGCGTACTCCTCAGCCTGCTTTGCCTGCTCCACAGTTTTGACCGACATACCGATAATGCCATCGAAGATTTCAGCAACAATCTCCGCTGGAATGTCGTCCTGACCCACATGAACGCCGTCAGCATTGCATGCGATTGCAATATCAACCCTGTCGTTCACTATCAACATCGCATCATACTCGTCGCAAAGCTTTCTTATTCGCCTTGCCTCCCCAACCATAACTCTTGCCGGGGCTTCCTTTTCCCGGTACTGGATAATCCTGACGCCAGCCTTTAACGCCGCTTTCGCCACTTCTTCGTGCTTCCACCTCTTACCGCTTGTTATCACGTAGAGGAAAGGTTTATCGATTTTTAGCATGTTACAGCTCTCAACCTACTCGCTGAAGTACTTTTCGAGCACTTTCTTCTGCGCCTTCCTCAGTCGATTGGACGTTGTCGAGGAGGAACATCAAAAATCCGCGAACCCTGAACGATCTGAAGCATACGTGCTGATAAGGCGTACGATTATATTAGCTGCTGGTAGCTTTTTATTAATAATCCAAGAAGCCAAAGAGATATATAATATCAGAGAAACATAAAATTATGGAAAAAGAGAGGCACGTAACTAAGAGAATCAAGCAGAGAGATGGCTCAAATGCTGTCGTTCTGAGAATTCCAGCCGGAATTATCACCCCAGAGTCTCTGAGGAAGATAGCAGACGTTGCGGAGAAATACAACTCCATAATAAAGCTTACCGGGGCTCAGCGAATAGCAATAGTCGGAATAAAGGACGAAGACCTCGACGCATTCTGGGAAGAAGTTGGATTGGAGCCTGCAGCAGCCAACGGACTTTGCGTGAGAAGTGTTAAGGTGTGCCCGGGGAAGACATTCTGCAAGATTGGTTTACAGGATACACTTGAACTCGGTTTAGAGCTTGAAAAAAGATATAACGGATTAGTGCTGCCATCTAAGTTCAAAATAGGTGTTTGTGGTTGTCCAAACTCGTGTACCGAGCCGATAGTTAAAGACCTGGGATTCATGGGTACAAAAGACGGTTTTACCTGCTTTGTCGGAGGTTCTGCTGGCAGAAAGCCAAGGTTTGCTGAAGTACTTGCCGAAGGACTCAGCGCCGAGCAGTGTCTGGAGATAGCCGAAAGAGTAATCAGTGTTTACAGAGAAAAAGCAAAGAAAGGGCAGAGGCTCGGAGACTTCATAGAATCCATAGGCAGCGTAGATGAGTTTCGTAAACTCGTTCTTTGATCTTAACTCTACGTTCTAAATTTTCAGAATGCAGTAAGTGAGTAGTTTGATGTACGAGTTGCATTAGTTTTTTATTCATACTCAACATCATAACACGCGAAAAGTTCGGTGACCAAAACATATATATTCTTTATCCACAAAGCGTTGAGGAATGGTCGTAATTCATTTCCTTGGCGGATGCAGAGAAGTAGGAAGGTCGGCGATAATGGTAGACTCCATTATCCTCGATTACGGGATGAAACCGTCATCGCCTCCAGAATTTCCAATTAACGGAGTTTCTCCTACAGAGGTGATAATCACCCACGGTCACCTCGACCACGTAGGTGTAGTTCCAAATCTGATGGACTACGATCCGTCCGTATATATGACTCCTCCAACGAGGGATCTCGCTCATGTTCTCCTGAAAGATTCAATGAACATAATGGAGTACCCGCCATACGGCAGAAGAGAGTTCAGGCAGTTCGAGAGCAACGCAAGGGATGTGGAGTTCTACGAGCCCTTCTACATCAGCGGGTGGGAAGTAACGCTGTTCAACGCAGGCCACATTCCAGGCAGCGCTATGGTCCACATGTCCAAGGACATAAACATACTCTACACGGGAGACGTAAAACTCCAGGAGACAAGGCTACTGGAGCCAGCAGACCTCAATTTCCCTGAAACTGACGTGCTGATAGTTGAGAGCACGTATTTCGGCATTGAGCATCCCGACAGAAGAGAACTCGAAAAGGCCTTCGTCGAGTCGGTAATAGAGACCCTCGACAGAGGTGGGCATGCGATAATTCCAGCCTTCGCTGTTGGCAGAACCCAGGAAGTCCTGATGATTCTCGAAAAACACGGAATAACGCCCTACGTTGACGGCATGGGAAAGGAAGTTGGAAAAATCCTCGAAAGGTATCCGGATTACATCAAGAGTGCGAGGAAGCTCAGGAGAGCTCTCAAAAAGGCTATACCCGTTGAGAGGGGCAAAAGAGAGGATGTCCTTACAGAGCCTGCAGCAATCGTCACCACAGCAGGTATGCTGAACGGAGGGCCGGCGTTGTTCTACATCTCGAAGCTCTACAACGACGAGAAGTCAAAGATACTCCTCACAGGCTATCAGGTTGAAGGAACGAATGGAGACATGGCCTTGAAGAAGGGCATGCTCAACCTCGGTATGCGGACAGTTAAGCTGAAAATGGGTGTCGAGCAGTATGACTTCTCCGCCCACGCAGACGACGAGCAGCTCAAGGAAGTCGTCGAGAAAGCTGCAAACAAGGGAGCTGAAATAGTCTTCACCGTTCATGGAGAAGAGACTGAGGCATTTGCAGAATGGATAAAGGACGAAGTAGGTATAGACGCATACGCGCCGAAGAACGGAGAGGTTTACGTAATATAACCCAAGATTCTAAGAGTTCGTCATCTGCAAACCTGGCTGTGAATTCTTTTCAACATGTCTTTTATTTTCTTCACATTTTCTACTCTTTACAGGAAACGTCTATTAATCACTTTATTAGAGACCTCTCCAGCGCCTAACTCCTCAATAACCTGCCAATAATTTTCAAAATTAAAATTATTGGTTTACTGCAGATTTTATGAGCATTTCAATCCTCTTCTCGACGTTTTTCTTTATTAGTTCATCAATGACGGCGCTGAAACTCTTTTTCCCCTTGATTCTGGCAAGCTTTTCGTAAACATCATCCGATATTGTTATAGTTTTCATGTTTAGTGTGTTGTAAATGAGACTATAAAAGTTTATTGAAGTCCATATTCCAACTATCCTGAAAAGAATGAAACTTTTTTTCATTAAAGTACACAAAAAGCTCACAGATTCTCAAGCATCTCAAGATAAGACTTTCTTATGCTCTCCCCCTCCAGCCCAAGGCTCCTCGCAACCTCAAAGACTTTCTTCTTCGCCCCTTCAACGTCCTCGCTTTCGATTTCTACTTCCACGAACTTTCCAAGGCCATCAATCTCATCAAGACAAACTACTGCCTCACCAACTTGATAAATCCTCCTCCGCTTTTTCACCCATCTCACTGGCGTGAAGCCGAGCTTTTCAAGTATTCTCCTGCAGTTATCAAAGTCCTCAACCTTGAGCTTTATCTCCTCCCTCGTCTTGGTTTCTTTGTCAATCTTCCGCCCCTTGTACGTTAGCGTTACACCCTCGCTGTCTTTCCTTATTCTGAGCGCTTCATCGCTCTTCCTGAAATCCCTCCAAGGTGAGTTAAAGTAGAGGTCTTCCTCCTCCTTCTCAATTACGAATTTGCCAGTTTCGGCAAGCTTTTTCTCCACCTCTTCAAAACCCTCAACGCTGAACTTTACTTCCACTTCCATGTCTACTCCCGCTCCACACTTACCCAACCTTTTTATATCCTTCAACTGCTTCGCTAAAAAACTTGTGGAGGGAGACGACATGGCCATTAAAGCTGGAGACTTTATCAAGGTTAGCTACACGGCAAAACTTGAAGATGGAACGGTAATCGATACAACAGATGAAGAGGTGGCAAAAGAGTACGGAATATACAACGAGAATGCGAAGTACGGCGATATAACCATCGTGGTTGGAGAAGGGCACGTCGTCAAAGGCCTTGACGAGGAACTCGTAGGCAAAGACGTTGGCTTTAAGGGAGAAATCGTTGTCCCGCCTGAGAAGGCATTTGGCGAGTATGATCCAGAGAACAAGG
Protein-coding regions in this window:
- a CDS encoding IS481 family transposase, which codes for MSVGVFKGGSPTCYLNKGTPVREIAAVMRVTPRRIYQLKKQYEETGKIPELKQAGRKPKLIDPDIEQIVLQAYHKYKLSPVTLEKLIERDYGIHIPHNTIYKIMLKNNLVEENMNKKKQRRWVRFERKHSMSLWQGDWKKLGNKWIIAFMDDASRFITCYGIFDSATAENTIKVLKKGFAEFGIPDEILTDHGTQFVAAKSREKAKHRFKDFLAENGVKHILARVSHPQTNGKIERFFGLMEQKLSLFDSVDEFVYWYNFVKPHMSLNFDELETPYQAFLRKLPAERVFEYGRWLFEE
- a CDS encoding IS110 family transposase; the protein is MGGSRVYVGVDVHKNFSFVCAMKENGEIILEKKVRTEELEKFLENIPGNRTIILEPTTTAINLARKLRKKNEVLLSHPYKTKLIAESKKKTDRVDAKVLADLARTNFLPTAYLPPDEIMELREIIRERIRLKKLSTSTKNRIHSILAKNGIKYDGNLFNSEGREFLNSLNNEWIDRYLRILSSIENEIKEIDKEIRQKCLENEETVLLTTIPGIGYFSALLIYAEIGDIKRFPNSKKLCSYAGLVPSTRQSGNKTITGRITKEGNKLLRWVLVQCAFVAIRKDERFRQFYERIKQRKGSQKAIVATARKLLTVVYAVLRDKKPYISYTPTSYYGEECTPVTNWA
- the thiE gene encoding thiamine phosphate synthase; the protein is MLKIDKPFLYVITSGKRWKHEEVAKAALKAGVRIIQYREKEAPARVMVGEARRIRKLCDEYDAMLIVNDRVDIAIACNADGVHVGQDDIPAEIVAEIFDGIIGMSVKTVEQAKQAEEYADYLGAGSAFPTGTKESKVIGVEGIRRIVEAVSIPVVAIGGITRENVLEVLKTGVAGVAVVSAVSMADDPEDAARKLLGILSTFNGGR
- a CDS encoding NAD(P)/FAD-dependent oxidoreductase; amino-acid sequence: MEKERHVTKRIKQRDGSNAVVLRIPAGIITPESLRKIADVAEKYNSIIKLTGAQRIAIVGIKDEDLDAFWEEVGLEPAAANGLCVRSVKVCPGKTFCKIGLQDTLELGLELEKRYNGLVLPSKFKIGVCGCPNSCTEPIVKDLGFMGTKDGFTCFVGGSAGRKPRFAEVLAEGLSAEQCLEIAERVISVYREKAKKGQRLGDFIESIGSVDEFRKLVL
- a CDS encoding MBL fold metallo-hydrolase; this encodes MVVIHFLGGCREVGRSAIMVDSIILDYGMKPSSPPEFPINGVSPTEVIITHGHLDHVGVVPNLMDYDPSVYMTPPTRDLAHVLLKDSMNIMEYPPYGRREFRQFESNARDVEFYEPFYISGWEVTLFNAGHIPGSAMVHMSKDINILYTGDVKLQETRLLEPADLNFPETDVLIVESTYFGIEHPDRRELEKAFVESVIETLDRGGHAIIPAFAVGRTQEVLMILEKHGITPYVDGMGKEVGKILERYPDYIKSARKLRRALKKAIPVERGKREDVLTEPAAIVTTAGMLNGGPALFYISKLYNDEKSKILLTGYQVEGTNGDMALKKGMLNLGMRTVKLKMGVEQYDFSAHADDEQLKEVVEKAANKGAEIVFTVHGEETEAFAEWIKDEVGIDAYAPKNGEVYVI
- a CDS encoding antitoxin VapB family protein, producing MKTITISDDVYEKLARIKGKKSFSAVIDELIKKNVEKRIEMLIKSAVNQ
- the cyaB gene encoding class IV adenylate cyclase → MEVEVKFSVEGFEEVEKKLAETGKFVIEKEEEDLYFNSPWRDFRKSDEALRIRKDSEGVTLTYKGRKIDKETKTREEIKLKVEDFDNCRRILEKLGFTPVRWVKKRRRIYQVGEAVVCLDEIDGLGKFVEVEIESEDVEGAKKKVFEVARSLGLEGESIRKSYLEMLENL